One genomic segment of Spirochaetota bacterium includes these proteins:
- a CDS encoding ATP-dependent 6-phosphofructokinase, protein MDFTIKNLGARTVPSPLVDIYQFQDTSFGRDEDRMIFNPLMVNNDTSCLKTDQSFELAGPRKSIYFEPPKVRSAIVTCGGLCPGINDVIRSIVMESYYRYGVRSIIGIRYGYSGLDPEKGYDPVELTPDLVEDIHLEGGTILGSSRGGTEDMERLVETLYRLKINILYTIGGDGTLRGAHKIAEIALGRGMDLAVVGVPKTIDNDISFVQRTFGFETAYSKAVDSIYTAHIESKGAPNGIGLVKLMGRHSGFIAAHTCLAMNDANFILVPEVPFDLHGDNGFLVHLKNRMLKRHHAVICVAEGAGQDLLEKDMASRKHDASGNVKLEDIGIFLKNEINRHFEKEGIEINLKYIDPSYIIRSAPPVPNDSIFCAQLGQFAVHAGMAGKTDMVIGLWNNIYTHVPIELAVSQRKVIDPASRFWHSVIDATGQPLSMKN, encoded by the coding sequence ATGGATTTTACCATAAAAAACCTGGGAGCACGAACCGTGCCATCGCCCCTGGTTGATATCTACCAGTTCCAGGATACATCCTTTGGTAGAGACGAGGATCGCATGATTTTCAATCCGCTTATGGTAAATAACGATACCTCCTGCCTCAAGACGGACCAGAGCTTCGAACTGGCCGGGCCGCGGAAATCGATCTATTTCGAGCCCCCAAAGGTCCGGTCGGCCATTGTCACCTGCGGCGGCCTTTGCCCGGGCATCAACGATGTCATCCGGTCCATCGTCATGGAGTCGTATTACCGTTATGGCGTCCGCTCGATCATCGGCATCCGCTACGGCTACAGCGGCCTTGACCCTGAAAAGGGATACGATCCGGTGGAACTCACCCCCGATCTTGTGGAGGACATCCACCTGGAGGGGGGCACCATTCTCGGCTCTTCCCGGGGAGGCACCGAGGATATGGAACGCCTGGTCGAGACCCTTTACCGCCTTAAGATCAATATCCTGTACACGATCGGCGGTGACGGGACCCTGCGGGGCGCCCATAAAATAGCGGAGATAGCCCTTGGCCGCGGCATGGACCTCGCCGTGGTGGGCGTGCCCAAGACGATCGACAATGATATCAGCTTTGTTCAGCGCACCTTCGGGTTCGAAACCGCCTATTCCAAAGCGGTGGATTCGATCTACACCGCCCACATCGAATCAAAGGGAGCCCCCAACGGCATCGGCCTGGTTAAGCTCATGGGACGCCATTCAGGCTTTATCGCCGCGCACACGTGCCTGGCCATGAACGACGCCAACTTTATCCTGGTCCCGGAGGTTCCCTTTGATCTCCATGGGGACAACGGCTTCCTGGTCCATCTTAAAAACAGGATGCTCAAACGCCATCACGCGGTCATCTGCGTCGCCGAGGGAGCCGGCCAGGACCTGCTGGAAAAAGACATGGCCTCCCGGAAGCATGACGCCTCCGGCAATGTCAAGCTGGAGGATATCGGTATTTTTTTAAAAAATGAAATTAACCGGCACTTCGAAAAAGAAGGAATAGAGATCAACCTGAAGTATATAGATCCGAGCTACATAATACGGAGCGCGCCGCCGGTGCCCAATGATTCCATCTTCTGCGCCCAGCTGGGGCAGTTCGCCGTTCACGCCGGCATGGCCGGAAAAACCGACATGGTCATCGGCCTCTGGAACAATATATACACCCATGTGCCCATCGAACTGGCGGTATCACAAAGGAAAGTGATCGATCCGGCCTCGCGGTTCTGGCACTCCGTGATCGATGCCACGGGACAGCCCCTGTCGATGAAGAATTAG
- a CDS encoding tetratricopeptide repeat protein, producing the protein MTVSDNQRSNTRVQKKINSLVLKEMQIGLEELSELRENPALLIDTGYEYVEMGDFDKALKLFSIGAMLDGTDPDILNGLGITLCELGKFKKSKQVLERSIKLNPHDAVTLANLAGVCWEMGEPEQAIFYYTKSLEINQDIEEIHFNLINLYIESGALYMAYIACITFIERFPDDGEAKELMEEIILNLAISMY; encoded by the coding sequence ATGACCGTGTCAGACAATCAACGATCGAACACCCGGGTTCAGAAGAAGATCAACTCCCTTGTCCTCAAGGAGATGCAGATCGGTTTGGAAGAGTTGAGCGAGCTGCGGGAGAATCCCGCCCTCCTCATCGATACCGGCTATGAATATGTCGAGATGGGCGATTTCGACAAGGCCCTCAAGCTCTTCAGCATCGGCGCTATGCTCGACGGCACGGACCCGGATATACTGAACGGCCTCGGCATCACCCTCTGCGAGCTGGGAAAATTCAAGAAATCGAAGCAGGTCCTGGAGCGCTCCATCAAGCTGAATCCCCATGACGCCGTGACCCTGGCCAACCTGGCCGGCGTGTGCTGGGAGATGGGGGAGCCGGAGCAGGCGATCTTCTACTACACCAAGTCCCTTGAGATCAACCAGGACATTGAGGAGATCCACTTCAATCTCATCAATCTTTACATTGAGAGCGGCGCCCTCTACATGGCCTACATCGCCTGCATCACCTTCATCGAGCGATTCCCCGACGACGGGGAGGCAAAGGAGCTCATGGAGGAGATCATACTGAACCTCGCCATATCGATGTACTGA
- the rsxC gene encoding electron transport complex subunit RsxC: MFSRFGGGIHPPGHKSITQDLKFINLPIPHACSIPLQQHVGAPAEPAVSAGEIVSEGQLIGRAKGVISANVHSSIPGKVVDIAPVPTVYGPQQAVIIEAEGSFTSSAKPQVAANWTVLTGPELCAIIREAGIVGLGGAAFPTAVKLSPPPEKKIDTLIVNGAECEPYLTVDDMLMRSFPEAVIEGTRIALKALGIQRAVIGVEGNKKEAIEALKKCLNDGPARESIGIQKLRTIYPQGAEKQLIYGILRRRVPSGGLPMDAGVIVQNAGTLFAIREAVLFNRPLFSRYVTVSGNAIKNPGNYKVRIGTRLTDIVEECGGLTEEPTRIIMGGPLCGVSVHSLDFPVVKGTSGILFIAGKEAAASDYSPCIRCGRCVTVCPMGLLPNELGASAEKNRLDLAGNLHPFDCIMCGSCSYVCPARRPLSHFIKLVQQRLKASA; this comes from the coding sequence ATGTTTTCGCGTTTTGGCGGTGGCATACACCCGCCCGGACATAAAAGCATTACTCAGGACCTGAAATTCATAAATCTTCCGATACCCCATGCCTGCTCCATACCCCTCCAGCAGCATGTGGGCGCCCCCGCAGAGCCGGCTGTTTCCGCAGGAGAGATCGTCTCCGAGGGCCAGCTCATCGGCCGGGCCAAGGGCGTCATCAGCGCCAACGTGCATTCGTCGATCCCGGGCAAGGTGGTCGATATCGCGCCGGTTCCCACCGTGTATGGGCCGCAGCAAGCAGTCATCATCGAGGCCGAAGGGTCTTTTACCTCCTCGGCAAAGCCCCAGGTGGCGGCGAACTGGACGGTCCTCACCGGCCCGGAGCTGTGCGCCATCATCAGGGAGGCCGGCATCGTGGGCCTGGGTGGCGCCGCCTTTCCCACGGCGGTGAAGCTGTCGCCGCCGCCGGAAAAGAAGATCGACACCCTCATCGTGAACGGCGCGGAATGCGAGCCCTACCTTACCGTGGACGATATGCTGATGCGGAGCTTCCCGGAGGCCGTCATCGAGGGGACCCGGATCGCCCTGAAGGCCCTGGGCATCCAGAGAGCGGTCATCGGCGTGGAGGGAAACAAGAAGGAGGCCATCGAGGCGCTGAAAAAGTGCCTCAATGACGGGCCCGCGCGGGAATCCATCGGCATACAAAAGCTCAGGACCATATACCCCCAGGGTGCTGAAAAGCAGCTGATCTACGGCATCCTACGGCGGCGTGTCCCTTCAGGGGGGCTGCCGATGGACGCCGGCGTTATCGTGCAGAACGCGGGTACTCTTTTTGCGATCCGCGAAGCGGTCCTCTTTAATCGTCCCCTCTTTTCCCGCTACGTCACCGTATCGGGTAACGCAATTAAAAATCCCGGCAATTACAAGGTGCGCATCGGCACCCGCTTAACAGACATCGTTGAGGAGTGCGGGGGCCTCACGGAGGAGCCGACGCGGATCATCATGGGCGGTCCCCTCTGCGGCGTCAGCGTTCACTCCCTTGATTTCCCGGTGGTGAAGGGCACCTCCGGCATACTGTTCATTGCCGGGAAAGAAGCGGCGGCCTCGGATTACTCCCCCTGCATTCGCTGCGGGCGATGCGTGACCGTCTGCCCCATGGGGCTGCTTCCCAACGAGCTCGGCGCCTCCGCTGAAAAGAACCGCCTTGACCTCGCCGGAAATCTCCATCCCTTCGATTGCATCATGTGCGGCTCCTGCAGCTACGTGTGCCCCGCGCGGCGGCCCCTGAGCCATTTTATAAAGCTGGTCCAGCAGAGATTGAAGGCCAGCGCCTGA
- the rsxA gene encoding electron transport complex subunit RsxA, which translates to MEIKIFVTILLSTIFINNYVLARLLGLCPFLGVSKKLDSAIGMGLAVTFVMTLTSFITYPIYKYLLAPYGLTYLTTIVFILVIAALVQLVEMVIEKTSPALYRALGIFLPLITTNCAVLGVAVLNLSSGFAEPNVSMGLLKSVIQGFGGGVGFTLALVIMAGIRERLELADIPENLKGVPITFITAGLLALAFYGFSGMKI; encoded by the coding sequence ATGGAGATAAAGATATTCGTCACCATACTGCTCAGCACCATCTTCATCAACAACTACGTGCTGGCGCGGCTCCTGGGGCTCTGCCCCTTCCTGGGCGTTTCCAAGAAGCTTGACTCGGCCATAGGCATGGGCCTGGCGGTCACCTTCGTCATGACCCTGACCTCGTTCATAACCTATCCTATCTACAAATACCTGCTGGCGCCCTACGGCCTGACGTACCTGACCACCATCGTCTTCATCCTGGTCATCGCGGCCCTGGTGCAGCTGGTGGAGATGGTCATCGAGAAGACATCCCCGGCGCTTTACCGGGCCCTGGGAATATTCCTGCCCCTGATCACCACCAACTGCGCGGTGCTGGGCGTGGCGGTCCTCAACCTCTCTTCCGGCTTCGCGGAGCCGAATGTTTCCATGGGCCTGCTGAAGAGCGTGATCCAGGGGTTCGGCGGCGGTGTGGGCTTCACACTGGCCCTGGTCATCATGGCGGGGATACGGGAGCGCCTGGAACTGGCCGACATTCCGGAGAACCTGAAGGGTGTACCCATCACCTTCATAACCGCCGGGCTGCTGGCACTGGCGTTTTACGGCTTTTCGGGGATGAAGATCTAG
- a CDS encoding electron transport complex subunit E encodes MRYWKELVKGIWSRNPQLVIGLAFCPTLAVSTSLSNALWMTLAATFVLVCSNLLISSIRKIVPGHLRIPIFITIIATFVTVVDLLLNAYRPEVYRSLGIFIPLIVVNCIILGRAEEFAQKNGIILSVLDGIGMGIGFGLTLTILAAVREVLGANTLFGYTLIPGMEPATAMVMAPGAFFVLALMLWAMNAINSRSKRK; translated from the coding sequence ATGAGATACTGGAAGGAATTGGTCAAGGGAATATGGTCGCGCAATCCCCAGCTCGTCATCGGGCTGGCCTTCTGTCCCACGCTGGCGGTATCCACGTCCCTGTCCAACGCCCTCTGGATGACCCTGGCCGCCACCTTCGTCCTGGTCTGCTCCAACCTCCTCATCTCGTCGATACGGAAGATAGTGCCCGGCCACCTGCGGATACCGATCTTCATCACCATCATAGCGACCTTCGTCACCGTGGTGGACCTGCTCCTCAACGCCTACCGGCCCGAGGTGTACCGCTCCCTGGGAATCTTCATCCCCCTCATCGTGGTCAACTGCATCATCCTGGGACGGGCCGAGGAGTTCGCCCAGAAGAACGGCATAATCCTCTCGGTCCTGGACGGAATCGGCATGGGGATCGGCTTCGGCCTCACCCTGACGATCCTGGCGGCCGTGCGGGAGGTCCTCGGGGCCAACACCCTCTTCGGCTATACCCTGATACCGGGCATGGAGCCGGCGACGGCTATGGTCATGGCGCCGGGGGCCTTTTTTGTGCTGGCCCTCATGCTCTGGGCCATGAACGCAATCAATTCACGGTCAAAAAGGAAATAG
- a CDS encoding M15 family metallopeptidase codes for MKTTIIITLLTAAHFLLSCSSDDPESGAAKRFKVPVDFTEVHGNNFLVDLKYNTDRNFMGRNLYGEFGVTRCYLHKELSARLEKAAAMLAKKGYKVVLWDCYRPLAVQYAMWKVMPDPNYVADPAKGSNHNRGIAVDCSIVDGKGRTVPMPSEFDEFSEKASIRYQCKASEQCKCENREILGTTMEAAGISRFPSEWWHFQLADPARYPIIKD; via the coding sequence ATGAAAACTACAATTATCATTACGTTATTGACGGCCGCTCATTTCTTATTATCCTGTTCCTCTGATGATCCTGAAAGCGGCGCCGCAAAAAGGTTCAAGGTTCCGGTAGACTTTACGGAGGTCCATGGCAATAATTTTTTAGTGGATTTGAAATATAATACAGACAGGAACTTCATGGGCCGGAATCTCTACGGAGAATTTGGTGTCACCAGGTGCTATCTTCACAAGGAGCTCTCCGCCAGGCTTGAAAAGGCGGCAGCCATGCTGGCAAAGAAAGGGTACAAGGTTGTTCTATGGGATTGTTACCGGCCCCTGGCCGTTCAATATGCCATGTGGAAGGTGATGCCGGATCCGAACTATGTAGCGGACCCGGCAAAGGGATCCAATCACAACAGGGGCATTGCCGTGGATTGTTCAATCGTTGACGGCAAGGGTCGGACTGTTCCCATGCCCTCTGAATTCGACGAGTTCTCAGAAAAGGCTTCTATACGTTACCAATGCAAAGCAAGCGAACAATGTAAATGCGAGAACAGGGAGATTCTTGGAACGACCATGGAAGCCGCGGGAATCTCACGGTTTCCGTCGGAATGGTGGCACTTTCAGCTGGCCGATCCAGCCCGGTATCCAATAATAAAAGATTAA
- a CDS encoding 6-phosphofructokinase, with amino-acid sequence MKPKYNRVGVLFSGGPAPSANAVISSVALNFLDNHVPVIGIMRGYEFLQDFNKSYPKLRKDVHYGTITYDITKARNRSGIFLRTSRANPGKDIKTMEDLNNPEKNARLRNILDAFEHLEIGALVSIGGDDTLKTANYLWLMGFPVIHIPKTIDNDYYGIPWTFGYWTAVDVAQKILLNLKADAQATDSFFIVELMGRKSGWITYAAGIASEAILMISSEDIEESVLNLEHLVEKITDIIIARENDQKPYGVIAISEGIVDKLPDELKPKATDKHGNIRLGEAKISTILAEHVKERYKDKTGLDVKITPKQVGYEIRSAYPTAFDVVMGSMLGYGAARYFVDGNFGIMVSVTDNFDLKAVPFSDLIDKDTLLTRLRDVPRGSDFFNMKNRLQYTNIFE; translated from the coding sequence ATGAAACCGAAATACAACAGGGTAGGCGTCCTCTTTTCGGGCGGGCCGGCTCCGAGCGCGAACGCGGTCATATCGTCGGTGGCCCTCAATTTCCTTGACAACCATGTCCCGGTCATCGGCATCATGCGGGGCTATGAGTTCCTCCAGGACTTCAACAAGAGCTATCCGAAGCTCCGGAAGGACGTCCATTACGGCACCATCACCTACGACATCACCAAGGCGAGAAACAGGAGCGGGATTTTCCTGCGCACGTCCCGGGCCAACCCGGGCAAGGACATCAAGACCATGGAAGACCTGAACAACCCGGAGAAAAACGCCCGCCTCAGGAACATCCTCGACGCCTTCGAGCACCTGGAGATCGGCGCCCTGGTGTCCATCGGCGGCGACGATACGCTCAAGACCGCCAACTACCTCTGGCTCATGGGCTTCCCGGTGATCCACATCCCCAAGACCATCGACAACGACTACTACGGCATACCGTGGACCTTCGGCTACTGGACCGCGGTGGACGTGGCGCAGAAAATTCTTTTGAACCTGAAGGCCGACGCCCAGGCGACGGACAGCTTTTTTATCGTGGAGCTCATGGGAAGGAAGTCCGGGTGGATCACCTACGCCGCGGGCATCGCATCGGAGGCGATCCTGATGATATCCTCCGAGGACATAGAGGAAAGCGTGCTGAACCTGGAGCACCTCGTCGAAAAGATAACCGATATCATCATTGCCCGCGAGAACGACCAGAAGCCCTATGGCGTCATCGCCATTTCCGAGGGGATCGTGGACAAGCTCCCGGATGAGCTCAAGCCTAAGGCCACTGACAAGCATGGCAACATCCGTCTCGGGGAGGCGAAGATATCGACCATCCTGGCGGAGCACGTGAAGGAGCGCTACAAGGACAAGACCGGCCTCGATGTGAAGATAACCCCGAAGCAGGTGGGTTACGAGATCCGCTCAGCCTATCCCACGGCCTTTGACGTGGTCATGGGAAGCATGCTCGGCTACGGCGCGGCCAGGTACTTCGTGGACGGCAATTTCGGCATCATGGTCTCCGTTACGGACAATTTCGACCTGAAGGCGGTGCCTTTTTCCGATCTGATCGACAAGGACACGCTGCTGACCAGGCTGCGCGATGTCCCGCGGGGAAGCGATTTTTTCAACATGAAAAACAGGCTCCAGTACACCAATATCTTCGAATGA
- a CDS encoding tetratricopeptide repeat protein, with amino-acid sequence MTRFHALLLLFIVLVAHHTGEATAASNDSIEKKAGSYNRLGLEKIKENKYEEAVQCFDKVIALKPGDASAWNSKGYALNKLHNTSALACYQKAVALDPGYAEAWLNLAYYYMQFGSYNEEYFSKAIKLKPDFAEAWAGRGINILMLIENSGWALSNNQGEKEEARKYANEAIGCFDKAIQLKPGYAEAWKYKGDCYFMIAETKIGRKDIKTYYEEAIQFYAKAGDLQPDTINDYVLENMGVSHDSLGRYDKALACFKRVKRGRNLAYRMGITYLHLERYREAIQCFDAILEQHGEMHERVKVLNEKGRALKALGKNEDAKKCFDEALKTEHQLR; translated from the coding sequence ATGACACGATTCCATGCCTTATTACTGCTATTCATAGTCCTCGTTGCACATCATACGGGGGAAGCCACGGCGGCATCCAATGACAGTATCGAAAAAAAGGCCGGCAGCTACAACAGGCTCGGCCTCGAAAAGATTAAAGAAAATAAATATGAAGAAGCGGTGCAATGCTTCGACAAGGTGATTGCATTGAAGCCTGGTGACGCGTCCGCATGGAACAGCAAGGGTTACGCGTTGAATAAATTGCATAATACCAGCGCCCTGGCATGCTACCAGAAGGCCGTTGCCCTGGACCCGGGGTATGCGGAAGCGTGGCTCAACCTGGCCTATTATTACATGCAATTCGGCAGCTATAACGAAGAATATTTCAGCAAGGCCATAAAGCTGAAACCGGACTTCGCAGAGGCATGGGCTGGCAGGGGGATCAACATCCTCATGCTGATTGAGAACAGCGGCTGGGCCCTGAGCAATAACCAGGGCGAAAAAGAAGAAGCGAGAAAATACGCAAATGAAGCGATCGGCTGCTTCGACAAAGCCATTCAATTGAAGCCGGGTTATGCCGAAGCCTGGAAATACAAGGGAGACTGCTACTTCATGATTGCCGAGACGAAAATCGGCAGAAAGGATATTAAGACATACTATGAAGAGGCGATACAATTCTACGCCAAAGCCGGGGACCTGCAGCCGGATACCATAAATGATTATGTGCTGGAGAACATGGGGGTTTCCCATGACAGTCTTGGCCGATATGATAAAGCCCTTGCGTGCTTCAAGAGGGTGAAGAGGGGGAGAAATCTCGCATATCGCATGGGAATAACATACCTCCATCTTGAAAGATACAGGGAGGCGATACAATGCTTCGATGCAATACTGGAACAGCACGGAGAGATGCATGAAAGAGTTAAGGTCCTGAATGAAAAAGGAAGAGCCCTGAAGGCCCTGGGTAAAAATGAAGATGCGAAAAAATGCTTTGATGAGGCCTTAAAAACAGAACATCAATTACGGTAA
- a CDS encoding FMN-binding protein encodes MMKDIVKPTVILTAIALVCVFMLSHVERLTAPAIASRAREKKEQALALVLPGFAVGAERKTKVDGREFTWWEGEKKVEDAILKEKIVKGFAFVTKSHGYSGDIEFMAGVDEAGKIMGLTIIGQTETPGLGARCVEVASRETLWDHVRGGIPVRDLPDEVRIPWFQKQFEGLDTNRKIGFMRRGVWNPNMRESLIEKNAISAITGAMITSTAVIAGVEAAMTKLQKARALSAPAPGGGAR; translated from the coding sequence ATGATGAAGGATATCGTAAAACCCACGGTCATACTGACGGCCATCGCCCTGGTCTGCGTCTTCATGCTGTCCCACGTTGAGAGGCTCACCGCGCCCGCCATCGCCAGCCGGGCAAGGGAGAAGAAGGAGCAGGCCCTGGCCCTGGTGCTCCCCGGCTTCGCCGTGGGGGCGGAGCGGAAAACGAAGGTGGACGGCAGGGAATTCACCTGGTGGGAAGGGGAGAAGAAGGTTGAAGACGCCATCTTGAAAGAAAAGATCGTGAAAGGATTCGCCTTTGTCACGAAAAGCCACGGTTACAGCGGCGATATAGAATTCATGGCGGGCGTTGACGAAGCCGGGAAAATCATGGGCCTCACCATCATCGGCCAGACCGAAACGCCTGGCCTCGGGGCGCGGTGCGTGGAAGTGGCCAGCCGCGAGACCCTCTGGGACCATGTACGGGGCGGCATCCCGGTGAGGGACTTGCCCGACGAAGTGCGGATACCCTGGTTCCAGAAACAGTTCGAAGGCCTGGACACGAACAGGAAGATCGGTTTCATGAGACGCGGCGTGTGGAACCCCAACATGCGCGAAAGCCTCATCGAGAAAAACGCCATTTCGGCGATAACGGGGGCGATGATTACATCAACGGCGGTGATCGCCGGCGTCGAGGCGGCCATGACGAAGCTCCAGAAAGCCCGCGCCCTTTCAGCGCCGGCACCGGGCGGGGGCGCCAGATGA
- a CDS encoding lamin tail domain-containing protein gives MKIIGGACLSLLFLIVSCDYPGRYRPFLALGEPRVVGIELFLSNSSILERETLQAKAYVILDDGRKKEAPSAVWQTMNEDILSIDQGGVITGLRPGIGTVCAAIDGIQAAGSVEVRRRIDYSRIMISEVFYDAAGADDGKEFIELYNDNDYACDIGGMMVVDGAAASKAFVFPPSSVMGPKSWAVIAQSSEGFAAAFGKSPDYGNFSFSLNNSGETVLLKLPDGAVMDTVFIKGGTEDFMTPESWGSAALPAAQAGQSVFRINFTSSISSAGWSNGSPTPGF, from the coding sequence ATGAAAATCATCGGTGGAGCCTGCCTGTCTCTTCTTTTCCTTATTGTATCATGCGATTATCCCGGACGATACAGACCGTTCCTGGCTTTAGGGGAACCACGGGTAGTGGGCATCGAGCTATTTTTATCAAATTCGTCGATCCTTGAGCGGGAGACCCTTCAGGCAAAGGCCTACGTCATCCTTGACGACGGGAGGAAAAAGGAAGCCCCATCCGCGGTGTGGCAGACCATGAACGAGGACATCCTCTCCATCGATCAGGGGGGTGTCATTACCGGCCTGAGGCCCGGCATCGGGACCGTGTGCGCGGCCATTGACGGCATCCAGGCCGCGGGATCGGTCGAGGTGCGGCGCAGGATCGATTATTCAAGGATCATGATAAGCGAGGTCTTCTATGACGCCGCGGGGGCCGATGACGGGAAGGAGTTCATAGAGCTCTACAATGATAACGATTATGCCTGCGACATAGGCGGCATGATGGTGGTCGATGGAGCCGCGGCGAGCAAAGCCTTTGTGTTCCCCCCGTCGAGTGTCATGGGGCCGAAATCATGGGCGGTCATCGCCCAATCAAGTGAAGGATTCGCCGCGGCTTTCGGGAAGAGCCCCGATTACGGAAATTTTTCCTTCAGCCTGAACAACAGCGGGGAAACGGTGCTGCTCAAGCTTCCGGACGGCGCCGTGATGGACACGGTTTTTATCAAGGGGGGCACTGAGGATTTCATGACCCCTGAGTCGTGGGGATCGGCCGCGCTTCCGGCCGCGCAGGCTGGGCAGTCGGTGTTCCGGATTAATTTTACATCAAGCATCTCTTCCGCCGGCTGGTCCAATGGCTCTCCGACCCCGGGATTCTAG
- a CDS encoding RnfABCDGE type electron transport complex subunit D — protein sequence MADKKIKETMKKLPVMTGAPHIRSGESIPKIMWSVIAALLPAVAFAVYHFGMPALKLMAVSVAAAVAAEALMQLLLRKRLTAHDGSAVITGLLLAMNIPPGAPLWMAAIGSVFAMIIVKHLFGGLGFNIFNPALAARAFLLASWPVHMTTSWHRFGEHNVLMQNAQNSAELSPALFDALTGATPLTLMKEGPKILSDNHVALSKLYDMVLSPDMLRSLFLGTVGGSIGETSALLLLAGGLFLMIRKIITWHIPVSFIGTVAAAAAGYHYLAGFPEPHLMALYQVLSGGLILGAFFMATDMVTSPVSKKGMLIFGAGCGLLTFVIRQWGGYPEGVSYAILIMNAFVPLIDRYTKPRVFGLRERKKLAAAAK from the coding sequence ATGGCAGATAAGAAAATAAAAGAAACCATGAAAAAGCTGCCGGTCATGACCGGCGCTCCCCACATCCGTTCCGGCGAATCGATACCGAAGATAATGTGGTCCGTGATCGCCGCCCTCTTGCCCGCGGTGGCCTTTGCCGTGTACCACTTTGGCATGCCGGCCCTGAAGCTGATGGCGGTGTCCGTCGCCGCGGCGGTCGCCGCCGAGGCGCTGATGCAGCTTCTGCTGCGGAAGCGCCTTACGGCCCATGACGGATCGGCCGTGATCACGGGGCTTCTCTTGGCCATGAACATTCCGCCCGGGGCGCCCCTCTGGATGGCGGCCATCGGGTCCGTTTTCGCCATGATCATCGTCAAGCACCTCTTCGGCGGCCTCGGGTTCAACATCTTCAACCCGGCCCTGGCGGCCCGGGCCTTTCTCCTGGCCTCGTGGCCGGTGCACATGACCACGTCATGGCACCGCTTCGGCGAGCATAATGTCCTGATGCAGAACGCGCAGAACAGCGCGGAGCTCTCCCCGGCCCTGTTCGACGCCCTCACCGGGGCGACGCCCCTCACCCTCATGAAGGAGGGGCCGAAGATCCTGTCGGACAACCATGTCGCCCTGTCGAAGCTCTATGACATGGTCCTCTCGCCGGACATGCTCAGGTCGCTCTTCCTGGGAACCGTGGGGGGGTCCATCGGCGAGACATCGGCCCTGCTTCTTCTGGCCGGGGGGCTCTTTCTCATGATACGGAAAATCATCACCTGGCACATTCCGGTGTCCTTCATCGGCACCGTGGCCGCCGCAGCGGCCGGGTATCACTACCTTGCGGGCTTCCCAGAGCCGCACCTGATGGCCCTCTACCAGGTCCTGTCCGGCGGCCTCATCCTGGGGGCCTTCTTCATGGCCACCGACATGGTCACGTCGCCGGTGTCGAAAAAGGGGATGCTGATCTTCGGCGCCGGGTGCGGGCTCCTGACCTTCGTCATCCGCCAGTGGGGCGGATACCCTGAGGGCGTTTCCTACGCCATCCTGATCATGAACGCCTTCGTTCCCCTCATCGACCGGTACACGAAGCCGCGGGTCTTCGGCCTGCGCGAAAGAAAGAAACTCGCGGCGGCGGCGAAATGA